A window of Mytilus edulis chromosome 10, xbMytEdul2.2, whole genome shotgun sequence contains these coding sequences:
- the LOC139492485 gene encoding uncharacterized protein, whose product MDHCNRVCFHCTQVFDLNNLKNEKRRNLKNEIKEVNAVKILSECYEIDEEQIRNVVDLRVDDVFICNQCVITLKAVFTCETKLKNLVNNIKKSASPQFIEFANKFQTVVDQDEDEYPAINTIEKCPSTTEKCPTTTKKRALHAITPSKSGCTPRGKRNRFLTPSKGTRRRQLKFQTPKPPQTPKSSQTPSSCRKLTETSNLQSPGPKVKVQIGFRSSQKNSLLQGPGKLACRAIVMKQYKTALNHLLQIDEVKKDLATTVKKTLDEEAQTIM is encoded by the exons ATGGATCATTGTAATCGTGTTTGTTTTCATTGTACGCAGGTGTTTGACCTTAACAACTTAAAGAATGAAAAGAGGCGAAATTTGAAAAACGAAATAAAAGAAGTTAATGCTGTTAAAATACTATCAGAGTGTTATGAAATAGATGAAGAACAAATTCGCAATGTTGTTGACTTGAGAGTTGatgatgtttttatttgtaaCCAATGTGTTATTACTTTAAAGGCCGTATTTACGTGTGAAACTAAGTTAAAGAACTTAGTGAACAATATTAAGAAAAGTGCTTCACCACAATTTATCGAATTCGCTAATAAATTTCAAACTGTTGTTGACCAAGATGAAGATGAATATCCTGCCATCAACACCATTGAAAAATGCCCATCCACGACAGAAAAATGCCCAACCACGACAAAGAAGAGGGCATTACATGCAATCACACCGTCTAAATCAGGGTGCACCCCTAGGGGCAAAAGAAACAGATTTTTGACTCCAAGTAAGGGGACCAGAAGACGACAGTTGAAATTTCAAACTCCAAAACCGCCACAGACTCCAAAGTCATCACAGACTCCATCATCCTGTAGAAAGCTTACAGAAACTTCAAATCTACAATCGCCTGGTCCAAAAGTAAAG GTTCAAATTGGTTTTAGGAGTAGTCAGAAAAACTCACTTTTGCAAGGCCCTGGTAAACTTGCTTGCAGAGCCATTGTGATGAAACAATACAAAACAGCGTTGAATCACCTGCTTCAAATAGACGAGGTAAAGAAGGATTTGGCAACTACTGTTAAAAAGACACTTGACGAGGAAGCACAAACAATTATGTAG